A single region of the Vagococcus teuberi genome encodes:
- the pheT gene encoding phenylalanine--tRNA ligase subunit beta, which produces MLVSYKWLQELVDIKDIDVNQLADKMSRSGIEVEDVVIPEEGLKKIVVGDVKECVPHPDSDHLSICQVDVGEEELYQIVCGAPNITAGKKVIVALPNSRITGNVKIKKGKMRGEVSLGMICSLQELGYSDSVVPKEYAEGIYFLPEDAVPGQPVFPYLEMDDAIIELSVTPNRADALSMLGVAYEVAAIYDKDITLPTVTINENPDEPVESYVSIRLEDEEDVPSYGMKIIKDVTIKESPMWLQTRLMNEGIRPINNIVDVTNYTLLLFGQPQHAFDYDKLDSKEIYVRRATDKEELTTLDGVERELTTEDLVITNGKKAIALAGVMGGENTEITNNTTTIALETAVFNPTRVRRTARRLALSSESSRRFERGINWSVIRQASEFSASLMAELGGGSIVTGEALVESSVPTEPTVSITLDKINHSLGTELSAMDVEKIFLQLGFDVSLSGEIFDVTIPLRRWDIKIPADLIEEVARIYGYDNLPSTLPSGASLPGKLSFKQQMIRHIRSLLEGKGLTEAVSYALTSPESATQFKLDTDNSEDIVELNFPMSEEHSVLRQSLVNGLLKDVSYNVARKASGVAFYEVGHVFNWYDKSDLPKETTHLGMAMTGVSRKKDWKESQEVVDFYTIKGIVESLISFLGLENEVVYQPNQTLKEMHPGRTADILVGETRVGFVGQIHPKLSKDMDLKETYVVEIDLDKLFDFVPEDNEYKEVGKYPSIKRDIALLVDETVSHQQIVDVIEANGGKNLRSIHLFDLFKGEKLGKGKKSLAYSLVFQNDDSTLVEDEVVSVMNKIEKALVKELNIEVR; this is translated from the coding sequence ATGTTAGTATCATATAAATGGTTACAAGAATTAGTTGATATAAAAGATATTGATGTAAATCAATTAGCAGATAAAATGTCTCGTTCAGGTATTGAAGTAGAAGATGTCGTGATTCCTGAAGAAGGACTGAAAAAAATTGTTGTTGGAGACGTTAAAGAATGTGTTCCTCATCCAGATAGTGATCACTTATCAATTTGCCAAGTAGATGTTGGTGAAGAAGAGTTGTATCAAATTGTTTGTGGTGCGCCAAATATAACGGCAGGCAAAAAAGTGATTGTGGCTTTACCAAACTCACGTATTACTGGAAATGTCAAAATTAAAAAAGGTAAAATGCGTGGTGAAGTGTCTTTAGGTATGATTTGTTCATTACAAGAATTAGGTTACTCAGACAGTGTGGTTCCTAAAGAATATGCTGAAGGAATTTATTTCTTACCAGAAGATGCAGTACCAGGTCAACCAGTATTCCCATATTTGGAAATGGATGATGCGATTATTGAATTATCTGTCACACCAAACAGAGCCGATGCTTTAAGCATGCTAGGGGTGGCTTATGAAGTAGCCGCGATTTATGATAAAGATATCACGTTACCAACTGTGACAATCAATGAAAATCCAGATGAACCAGTTGAAAGTTATGTATCAATCAGATTGGAAGATGAAGAAGATGTGCCATCTTATGGTATGAAAATCATTAAAGATGTCACAATTAAAGAAAGCCCAATGTGGTTACAAACTCGTTTGATGAATGAAGGGATTCGTCCGATTAATAATATTGTCGATGTAACAAACTATACTTTATTATTATTTGGTCAACCACAACATGCGTTTGATTACGATAAGCTTGATTCAAAAGAAATCTATGTTCGCCGTGCAACAGACAAGGAAGAGTTGACAACCTTAGACGGAGTTGAAAGAGAATTAACTACTGAAGATTTAGTGATTACAAATGGTAAAAAAGCCATCGCTTTAGCTGGTGTAATGGGTGGAGAAAATACCGAAATCACAAATAATACCACAACGATTGCGTTAGAAACAGCTGTTTTTAATCCAACTCGCGTTCGTCGTACAGCAAGAAGACTAGCTTTATCAAGTGAATCGAGCCGTCGTTTTGAGCGTGGAATTAACTGGTCAGTGATTCGTCAAGCTAGTGAATTTTCTGCCAGCTTAATGGCTGAACTTGGTGGCGGGTCGATTGTGACAGGAGAAGCTCTTGTCGAATCAAGTGTTCCAACAGAACCAACTGTTTCAATCACCTTAGACAAAATTAACCATTCACTAGGAACTGAGTTATCAGCAATGGATGTAGAAAAAATCTTCTTACAATTAGGATTTGATGTGTCATTAAGTGGTGAAATATTTGATGTCACAATCCCATTAAGACGTTGGGACATTAAGATTCCAGCAGATTTGATTGAAGAAGTTGCTCGTATTTACGGCTATGACAACTTACCATCTACTTTGCCAAGTGGTGCCTCTTTACCAGGTAAATTATCATTTAAACAACAAATGATTCGTCATATCAGATCATTACTTGAAGGAAAAGGACTAACTGAAGCGGTTAGTTATGCATTGACTTCTCCAGAGTCTGCTACCCAATTCAAATTAGATACAGATAACTCAGAAGACATTGTTGAACTTAATTTTCCGATGAGTGAAGAGCATTCAGTCTTACGTCAAAGTTTAGTTAATGGATTGTTAAAAGATGTCTCTTATAATGTCGCGAGAAAAGCAAGTGGTGTAGCATTTTACGAAGTTGGTCATGTCTTTAATTGGTATGACAAATCAGATTTACCAAAAGAAACAACTCATTTGGGTATGGCTATGACAGGTGTTTCTCGTAAGAAAGACTGGAAAGAATCACAAGAAGTGGTTGATTTTTATACAATAAAAGGTATTGTCGAATCGTTAATTAGTTTCTTAGGACTTGAAAACGAAGTGGTTTATCAACCAAATCAAACACTAAAAGAGATGCATCCAGGACGCACAGCAGATATTTTAGTAGGTGAAACTCGCGTTGGATTTGTTGGACAAATCCATCCTAAACTTTCTAAAGATATGGATTTAAAAGAAACATATGTTGTTGAAATTGACTTAGATAAACTATTTGATTTTGTACCAGAAGATAATGAATACAAAGAAGTTGGTAAATACCCATCAATCAAACGTGATATTGCATTGTTAGTTGATGAAACAGTGTCACATCAACAAATTGTTGATGTTATTGAAGCAAATGGTGGTAAAAACTTAAGATCTATTCATCTATTTGATTTATTCAAAGGAGAAAAATTGGGTAAAGGGAAAAAATCTCTTGCGTATTCTCTTGTATTCCAAAATGATGACTCAACCTTAGTTGAAGATGAAGTAGTTTCTGTTATGAACAAAATAGAAAAAGCGTTAGTTAAAGAGTTAAACATTGAAGTAAGATAA
- a CDS encoding acylphosphatase — protein sequence MKISMTVYGRVQGVAFRYMTKIVADELGVHGIVKNLDDGGVYIEANGDKLAVQQFIEEVKKSPAPMGNVTNYSIDFNPTFTEHKRFNVVYS from the coding sequence ATGAAAATATCGATGACAGTTTATGGTCGAGTACAAGGAGTGGCTTTTCGGTATATGACTAAAATAGTCGCCGATGAACTAGGCGTACATGGTATTGTTAAAAACCTCGATGATGGTGGTGTGTATATTGAAGCAAATGGTGATAAACTAGCCGTTCAACAGTTTATTGAAGAAGTAAAAAAATCTCCTGCACCAATGGGAAACGTTACAAATTACTCAATCGACTTTAATCCAACGTTTACAGAGCATAAACGATTTAACGTGGTTTATTCTTAA
- a CDS encoding HD domain-containing protein — protein sequence MSLNWQEDHDYLELVKDLIYTDDVQSLKEYTQHHYSNRLEHSIQVSYKSYRLAKKWGGNVRATARAGLLHDLFFYDWRQTKMGEGSHAYVHPRIALENAKKLTDISPLEEDIIVKHMFGATIAPPKYKESYIVTLVDKYCACEEVIKPLFKKVKVKAVEYSKVVHF from the coding sequence ATGTCATTAAATTGGCAAGAAGATCATGATTATTTAGAGCTTGTAAAAGATCTTATCTATACAGATGACGTTCAAAGTTTAAAAGAATACACACAACACCATTACTCAAATCGTTTGGAACACTCGATTCAAGTATCATATAAAAGCTATCGTTTAGCCAAAAAATGGGGTGGAAATGTCAGAGCCACTGCTAGGGCAGGGTTACTTCATGATTTATTTTTTTATGATTGGCGTCAAACAAAAATGGGGGAAGGTTCGCATGCTTACGTTCATCCAAGAATTGCTTTAGAGAATGCCAAGAAATTAACAGATATTTCTCCATTAGAAGAAGATATTATTGTTAAACACATGTTTGGAGCGACGATTGCGCCACCTAAGTATAAAGAAAGTTATATTGTGACATTAGTAGATAAGTACTGTGCGTGTGAAGAAGTCATTAAACCATTGTTTAAAAAAGTTAAAGTAAAAGCAGTTGAATATTCAAAAGTAGTACATTTTTGA
- a CDS encoding transposase, whose translation MRQIKSFPSILTSIPHFIKRYFLIKNSIIIPIYEIILSTYYKLKPNIKKKRSNRITPEESINKIKLIKRIVYGYRNFQNYKYRILLSFKNK comes from the coding sequence ATTAGACAAATAAAATCATTCCCTTCTATACTAACTAGTATACCACACTTCATAAAACGATATTTTTTAATAAAAAATAGTATCATTATACCTATTTATGAAATAATACTTAGCACTTATTATAAATTAAAACCCAATATCAAAAAAAAACGTAGCAATAGAATAACTCCAGAAGAATCAATTAATAAAATCAAGCTAATTAAACGAATAGTGTATGGATACAGAAATTTCCAAAACTATAAATATAGAATACTACTCAGTTTCAAAAACAAATAA
- a CDS encoding aldo/keto reductase: MTEQTYYTLKDGNKIPVIGFGTWQAENGDIAKQAVKSALESGYRHIDTAMIYGNETSVGEAIKESGIPRDELFVTTKLWNHDHSYDKAKQAINESLERLGLDYLDLYLIHWPNPIDYRDNWKEANAGSWKAMEEAVDEGKIKSIGVSNFLIHHLKALEETAVIQPVINQIYLNPSDQQHEIVDYCRNNGIILEAYSPLGTGDIFKLKELERIADTHNKTVAQVVLRWSLQKGFLPLPKSVTPSRIKENIELFDFELSEFDMGLIDALQGKAGSARNPDEVTF, translated from the coding sequence ATGACAGAACAGACTTACTATACTCTAAAAGACGGTAATAAAATACCAGTAATAGGTTTTGGAACATGGCAAGCAGAAAATGGGGATATTGCTAAACAAGCAGTTAAGTCGGCACTAGAATCAGGGTATCGCCATATTGATACAGCCATGATATATGGTAATGAAACCAGTGTTGGTGAAGCGATTAAAGAAAGTGGCATCCCACGTGACGAGTTATTTGTTACCACGAAACTATGGAATCATGATCATTCATATGATAAAGCCAAACAAGCGATTAATGAGTCTCTTGAAAGATTAGGATTAGATTATTTAGATTTATATTTGATTCATTGGCCAAATCCAATTGATTATCGTGACAACTGGAAAGAAGCAAATGCGGGTTCATGGAAAGCCATGGAAGAGGCAGTGGATGAAGGGAAGATTAAAAGTATTGGCGTATCTAACTTTTTAATTCATCATTTGAAAGCACTAGAAGAAACGGCTGTAATTCAACCAGTGATTAATCAAATCTATTTAAATCCAAGTGATCAACAACATGAAATCGTGGATTATTGTAGAAACAATGGGATTATTTTAGAAGCTTATAGCCCTCTTGGTACAGGAGATATTTTTAAATTAAAAGAGTTAGAAAGAATTGCAGACACACATAATAAGACTGTCGCTCAAGTTGTGTTGCGTTGGTCGTTACAAAAGGGATTTTTACCATTACCAAAATCAGTAACACCAAGTCGCATTAAAGAGAATATTGAGTTGTTTGACTTTGAGTTATCAGAATTTGATATGGGATTAATTGATGCACTACAAGGAAAAGCTGGTTCTGCAAGAAATCCGGATGAAGTTACCTTTTAA
- a CDS encoding TrmH family RNA methyltransferase produces the protein MMKRIESLTNQWVKDTKKLHKKKYRDLTNKFIIEGEHSVQEAIESHADIDVIVTTDEGIETYQSLLDDINEDNLVIVPDAILKQLSELPTPQKIIAVMNKQEESQSLGRKMLVLDTVQDPGNVGTMIRTADAAGYDQVILGEGCADVYQSKVQRALQGSQFHVSILTNVNLIQWINEVKEKNIVTIATALDETAMSYTEIGEQSSVAIVMGNEGQGVSQNILTLVDKKVYIPMKGKAESLNVAVAAGIVMFEI, from the coding sequence ATGATGAAACGAATTGAATCATTGACTAATCAATGGGTAAAAGACACGAAAAAATTACATAAAAAAAAATACCGAGATTTAACCAATAAGTTTATTATAGAAGGGGAACACTCTGTCCAAGAAGCGATTGAAAGTCATGCTGATATTGATGTGATTGTGACGACTGATGAGGGGATAGAAACATATCAATCACTATTGGATGACATCAATGAAGATAATCTGGTGATTGTACCAGATGCTATTTTAAAACAACTTTCAGAATTGCCAACACCACAAAAAATTATAGCAGTAATGAATAAACAAGAAGAGTCACAAAGTTTAGGACGAAAAATGTTAGTACTTGATACTGTTCAAGATCCAGGTAACGTTGGAACGATGATTAGAACAGCTGACGCCGCAGGATATGATCAAGTGATACTTGGAGAAGGGTGTGCCGATGTTTATCAATCAAAAGTTCAGCGAGCATTACAAGGAAGCCAATTTCATGTATCTATTTTGACTAATGTGAACTTAATTCAGTGGATAAACGAAGTCAAAGAGAAAAATATTGTGACAATCGCTACTGCGCTAGATGAAACGGCAATGTCATATACAGAAATTGGCGAGCAATCCTCCGTTGCTATTGTGATGGGGAATGAGGGACAAGGCGTGTCACAAAATATATTAACACTTGTCGATAAAAAAGTTTATATACCTATGAAAGGAAAAGCCGAATCTTTAAATGTGGCTGTAGCTGCTGGAATTGTGATGTTTGAAATATAA
- a CDS encoding YidC/Oxa1 family membrane protein insertase — MKNLKRWMIGSGLFGMLIFLSGCVKTDSTGTPTGEGIIYNLLVKPMSHLITFFAENWGLGFGWSIILLTMIVRLIILPLGLNQMKKSMIQQEKMAAIKPHMDVINEKMKTATTPEDKMAAQQELQQFYKDKHDPTTHSHTPRPPARAARRPEPRARQLEKTRKAPGA; from the coding sequence ATGAAAAATTTAAAACGTTGGATGATCGGTTCTGGTCTTTTCGGAATGCTAATTTTTTTATCCGGATGTGTCAAAACTGATTCTACCGGTACTCCCACTGGTGAAGGGATCATCTATAATTTATTAGTAAAACCAATGAGTCACTTAATTACTTTTTTTGCCGAAAACTGGGGATTAGGTTTTGGTTGGTCAATCATTTTACTAACCATGATTGTTCGATTGATTATTTTACCACTTGGTTTAAACCAAATGAAAAAATCTATGATTCAACAGGAAAAGATGGCAGCAATCAAACCTCATATGGATGTAATCAATGAGAAAATGAAAACTGCCACAACTCCTGAAGATAAAATGGCAGCTCAACAAGAACTTCAACAATTTTATAAAGATAAACACGATCCGACCACGCATTCGCACACACCCAGACCACCCGCGCGCGCCGCACGCCGGCCAGAACCCCGCGCGCGACAACTCGAAAAAACACGCAAGGCGCCGGGAGCGTAA
- the yidC gene encoding membrane protein insertase YidC → MAAQQELQQFYKDNDINIMGGIGCLPLLIQMPIFTALFFAAKVTPGISESIFFGINLGKPNLILVALAGISYFLQSYISMIGMSDEQRKQMRMMTYLSPLMIIFFSFKAPAGVTLYWVIGGIFSCIQSLITNLYHKPKVKREIAEHFEQNPVKIVKPTVKNTTVKQNAPKNKLNNRNTGRNQGKQNKK, encoded by the coding sequence ATGGCAGCTCAACAAGAACTTCAACAATTTTATAAAGATAATGATATTAACATTATGGGAGGAATTGGTTGTTTACCATTACTCATTCAGATGCCTATCTTTACGGCATTATTTTTCGCAGCCAAAGTAACTCCTGGAATCTCAGAATCGATTTTCTTTGGTATCAATCTTGGAAAACCAAATTTAATACTAGTCGCTTTAGCGGGTATTAGTTATTTCTTACAGAGTTATATCAGCATGATTGGGATGAGTGATGAACAGAGAAAACAAATGCGAATGATGACGTATCTGTCTCCTCTTATGATTATTTTCTTCTCATTCAAAGCTCCTGCTGGTGTGACATTGTATTGGGTTATTGGTGGTATTTTTAGTTGTATACAATCTCTTATTACCAATCTCTATCACAAGCCAAAAGTCAAACGTGAAATTGCCGAACATTTTGAACAAAATCCAGTAAAAATCGTTAAGCCGACTGTTAAGAACACAACAGTTAAACAAAATGCTCCTAAAAATAAGCTAAACAATCGTAATACTGGACGTAACCAAGGAAAACAAAATAAAAAATAA
- a CDS encoding DUF1958 domain-containing protein has protein sequence MGLKKYLRRLFVGVVFFSFVFATKSSAEEMPNMMDLIKESGFTVNELDKPKGAVLIDANTGQFLWGENPDAPHNPASIMKLMVVYLVYQAIEEGRLSLDTEVEATERYVAISQIYQLSNNKIQLGVSYPVKELLKMAVVPSSNVATVMLADLVEPNAVLMLQKMNDTAKELGMTNTKIVNITGAEISAFQGMYAAEGVDTSTLQTTASNVTTARDLATFTYFLLRKYPDILTITNTPKVTTMSETPYEETFDTYNYSLPGLEYSYEGVDGLKTGSSPTGGFNIDMTAKKGDLRLIAIVLGVGDWADQTGEYKRHPFANAMLNYGFNHYEYKELLTSGEHEIDDKTITIESPLLDTVKKEEAYTLKLNDDGKIVVENGLERVSDTIPQIAVTYKEKEEQNPVKKVLTNSSVNEITSSSFVKKMLKHWKLIAGLIGGLIFLLFLIIWYIRKRNRRKRLEARNRYRRRR, from the coding sequence ATGGGATTAAAAAAGTATTTGAGAAGATTATTTGTGGGAGTAGTCTTTTTTAGTTTTGTATTTGCAACAAAATCTTCAGCTGAAGAGATGCCAAATATGATGGATTTAATCAAAGAGTCAGGCTTTACGGTAAATGAACTCGATAAACCTAAAGGAGCCGTTTTGATAGATGCGAATACGGGTCAATTTTTGTGGGGAGAAAACCCGGATGCACCACACAATCCGGCCAGTATCATGAAGCTAATGGTTGTCTATTTAGTGTATCAAGCGATAGAAGAAGGAAGACTCTCACTTGATACAGAGGTAGAAGCAACTGAGCGTTATGTTGCGATTTCACAAATTTACCAACTAAGTAACAATAAAATACAGTTAGGTGTATCATATCCTGTTAAAGAATTATTAAAAATGGCAGTAGTACCATCTTCTAATGTTGCAACGGTGATGTTAGCAGACTTGGTTGAACCAAATGCCGTATTAATGTTACAAAAAATGAATGACACTGCTAAAGAATTGGGTATGACAAACACTAAAATAGTAAATATTACTGGAGCGGAAATTAGTGCATTTCAAGGGATGTATGCAGCAGAAGGGGTAGATACATCAACTCTTCAAACAACGGCGTCTAATGTGACAACTGCTAGAGACCTTGCGACATTTACTTACTTTTTATTGAGGAAATACCCAGATATATTAACGATAACAAATACGCCAAAAGTAACGACGATGAGTGAAACACCTTATGAAGAAACATTTGATACCTATAATTATTCCCTACCTGGTTTAGAGTATTCCTATGAAGGGGTGGATGGTTTGAAAACAGGGTCAAGCCCGACAGGTGGATTTAATATAGATATGACAGCCAAAAAAGGGGATTTACGCCTTATCGCGATTGTTTTAGGTGTGGGAGATTGGGCAGATCAAACGGGAGAATACAAACGCCATCCCTTTGCTAATGCAATGCTAAATTACGGTTTCAACCATTATGAATACAAAGAATTATTAACAAGTGGCGAGCATGAAATTGATGACAAAACGATTACAATAGAATCACCGTTACTCGATACAGTCAAAAAAGAAGAAGCCTACACACTTAAACTTAATGATGATGGAAAAATTGTGGTAGAAAATGGCCTAGAAAGAGTTTCAGATACCATTCCACAAATTGCAGTGACATACAAAGAAAAAGAAGAACAAAATCCCGTGAAAAAAGTGTTAACTAATTCATCAGTAAACGAAATTACCTCATCAAGTTTTGTTAAAAAAATGTTAAAACACTGGAAATTAATCGCAGGCTTAATTGGTGGTTTAATTTTTTTACTATTTTTAATAATATGGTATATTAGAAAAAGAAACCGACGAAAAAGATTAGAAGCGAGAAATAGATATCGCCGAAGAAGATAA
- the cls gene encoding cardiolipin synthase, which produces MEKLIKIISNRAVLIVLLILIQLGVLFAIVFRFQNYFVYFYTFYLLISSAVIIKIINSRSNPAYKIAWIIPIMLIPIFGTVIYLVFGRVRFSNKEKMKMAMVQERERMANESTVAKTTIDDGNPNAIIQSNYLSKHGEASLFEHTTSEYYPLGEEAFKAMIEDLEKAEKYIFMEYFIVHEGEMWDTILEIMVRKAKEGVDVRFIYDDFGCLFTLPHGYDKKLRDQGIKCCVFNQFIPVLSPIFNNRNHRKITVIDGKVAYTGGINLADEYINRIERFGHWKDNSIKVEGEAAWGFSLLFLSMWDFVNSTESNIEEFIPEYAPGELPENDGYYQPYVDSPFDRETVGMNVYLNLINRATEYVYFTTPYLVIDNLLMEALCNAAKGGVDVRIITPHIPDKWYVHAVTKSNYAQLIEAGVKIYEYTPGFIHSKTCVVDGLYATVGTVNLDYRSLFLHFECGVWMYKTNGVDAVLQDHMEIEKLSQQISLEQAKNVSFPKKVVRACLSVFAPLL; this is translated from the coding sequence ATGGAAAAATTAATAAAAATCATATCGAATAGGGCAGTCCTAATAGTCTTATTAATCTTGATACAATTGGGTGTATTATTTGCTATTGTGTTTAGATTTCAGAATTACTTTGTCTATTTTTATACATTCTATTTGCTTATTTCTAGTGCGGTTATCATAAAAATAATCAATAGTCGAAGTAATCCAGCCTATAAAATTGCTTGGATTATTCCTATCATGTTAATACCAATTTTTGGGACAGTCATTTATTTAGTGTTTGGTCGTGTTCGTTTCAGTAATAAAGAAAAAATGAAGATGGCAATGGTTCAAGAACGAGAGCGAATGGCTAACGAGAGTACTGTTGCTAAAACGACGATAGATGATGGGAACCCAAATGCTATTATTCAGTCTAATTATCTTAGCAAACATGGTGAGGCTTCTTTATTTGAGCATACGACAAGTGAGTATTATCCGTTGGGGGAGGAAGCTTTCAAAGCGATGATTGAAGACCTTGAAAAGGCTGAGAAGTATATTTTTATGGAGTATTTTATTGTTCATGAAGGTGAGATGTGGGATACAATACTTGAAATTATGGTTAGAAAAGCAAAAGAAGGCGTAGATGTGCGTTTCATTTATGATGATTTTGGTTGCTTGTTTACTCTACCTCATGGTTATGATAAAAAGTTACGCGATCAAGGCATTAAATGTTGTGTGTTTAATCAATTTATTCCAGTATTGTCGCCAATTTTTAACAATCGCAATCACCGAAAAATTACCGTGATTGATGGAAAAGTTGCTTATACAGGTGGCATTAACTTAGCAGATGAATATATCAATAGGATAGAAAGATTTGGTCATTGGAAAGATAATTCGATTAAAGTTGAAGGTGAAGCAGCTTGGGGCTTTTCTCTTTTATTCTTATCAATGTGGGATTTTGTGAATTCAACCGAAAGCAACATTGAAGAGTTTATTCCAGAATATGCTCCTGGAGAATTACCAGAGAATGATGGTTATTATCAACCATATGTGGATTCACCTTTTGATAGAGAAACAGTCGGGATGAACGTGTATTTAAATTTGATTAATCGTGCGACTGAATATGTTTATTTTACAACACCTTACTTGGTGATTGATAATTTATTAATGGAAGCGTTATGTAATGCTGCTAAGGGTGGCGTTGATGTTAGAATTATAACCCCTCATATACCGGATAAATGGTATGTTCATGCTGTGACGAAATCCAACTATGCACAATTAATCGAAGCAGGTGTCAAAATATATGAATACACACCAGGTTTTATTCATTCGAAAACGTGTGTTGTAGATGGACTTTATGCAACAGTTGGAACGGTGAATTTAGATTACCGTAGTTTGTTCTTGCATTTTGAATGTGGTGTGTGGATGTATAAAACAAATGGCGTTGATGCTGTGTTACAGGATCATATGGAGATTGAAAAACTAAGTCAACAAATTTCATTGGAGCAAGCAAAAAATGTGTCGTTTCCAAAAAAAGTAGTGCGAGCATGTTTATCTGTTTTTGCCCCACTATTGTAA
- the pheS gene encoding phenylalanine--tRNA ligase subunit alpha produces the protein MEIKERLESLRKDFIEKIAQVETLDHLNNIRVEVMGKKGSMTEILRGMKDLSNEERPVVGSLANEIRDVLSTQIDEKKQELEEEALNQALLNETIDVTLPGKVSSTGTPHILTQVMQEIEDVFLGLGYEIIEGYEVEKDYYNFERMNLPKDHPARDMQDSFYITDDMLLRTHTSPIQARTMEKHDFSKAPLRMISPGKVYRRDSDDATHSHQFHQIEGLVVDKHITMADLKGTLEVLLKKLFGEDRNIRLRPSYFPFTEPSVEVDISCFKCGGKGCNVCKHTGWIEILGAGVVHPSVLEMSGVDSNEYSGFAFGLGPDRVAMLKYGVNDIRYFYQNDVRFLEQFKVKG, from the coding sequence ATGGAAATCAAAGAAAGATTGGAATCACTACGTAAAGATTTTATCGAAAAAATTGCGCAAGTGGAAACATTAGACCATTTAAATAATATACGGGTTGAGGTAATGGGTAAAAAGGGAAGTATGACTGAAATACTTCGTGGAATGAAAGATTTATCAAATGAAGAGCGACCAGTTGTGGGAAGTTTGGCTAATGAAATTAGAGATGTATTATCAACACAAATTGATGAGAAAAAACAAGAACTTGAAGAAGAAGCACTTAATCAAGCATTATTAAATGAAACAATTGATGTCACATTACCAGGTAAAGTGTCAAGTACTGGTACGCCGCATATTTTAACGCAAGTGATGCAAGAAATTGAAGATGTCTTTTTAGGTCTAGGTTATGAAATTATTGAAGGATATGAAGTTGAAAAAGATTACTATAACTTTGAGCGAATGAACTTACCTAAAGATCACCCAGCTCGTGATATGCAAGATTCTTTTTATATTACAGATGATATGTTATTACGCACGCATACCTCACCTATTCAAGCACGTACGATGGAAAAACATGATTTTTCAAAAGCACCACTTCGTATGATTAGTCCGGGGAAAGTTTACCGACGTGATAGTGATGATGCGACACATAGTCATCAATTCCATCAGATTGAGGGATTGGTTGTTGATAAACACATCACAATGGCAGACTTAAAAGGAACGCTTGAAGTGTTGCTTAAAAAATTATTCGGGGAAGATCGTAATATTCGTCTAAGACCAAGTTACTTCCCATTTACGGAGCCTTCAGTTGAGGTGGATATTAGCTGTTTCAAATGTGGCGGTAAAGGCTGTAACGTATGTAAACACACTGGCTGGATTGAAATTTTAGGTGCAGGTGTTGTACATCCAAGCGTCCTTGAAATGTCAGGTGTTGATTCAAACGAGTACAGTGGATTTGCTTTTGGATTAGGACCTGATAGAGTCGCAATGTTGAAATATGGTGTCAATGATATCCGTTATTTCTATCAAAATGATGTCAGATTCTTAGAACAATTTAAGGTAAAGGGGTAG
- a CDS encoding winged helix-turn-helix transcriptional regulator yields MNSCKKRQFELCPKFEKTFDMLGKKWNGLIIDVLLEDGTQRFVELANKIPEVSDRVLVERLKELEEKGIVMRREHPVEKKRIDYSLTEKGESLRPVMVEVQNWGEKWM; encoded by the coding sequence ATGAATTCCTGTAAAAAGAGACAATTTGAGTTATGTCCAAAATTCGAGAAGACATTTGATATGCTGGGGAAAAAGTGGAATGGGTTAATTATCGACGTGTTATTGGAAGATGGTACGCAACGTTTTGTTGAGCTCGCTAATAAAATACCAGAAGTCAGTGATCGTGTTTTAGTTGAACGATTAAAAGAGTTAGAAGAAAAAGGTATCGTGATGAGACGAGAGCATCCTGTTGAAAAAAAACGCATTGACTATTCTTTAACAGAAAAAGGTGAGTCCCTTCGCCCAGTGATGGTGGAAGTACAAAATTGGGGAGAAAAGTGGATGTAA